Proteins encoded within one genomic window of Pigmentiphaga sp. H8:
- the cpaB gene encoding Flp pilus assembly protein CpaB: MDRKWWVLAVALAAGGLAAWLGQRQIQGRIDAIEAEARTARIAVVVAAADLHAGQRLSADLAAVREIPAEWAPSGAIDPDRFGDFDGGVLAHPVRAGEPLLSLHLEAVRAAPLAERLSEGRRAVTIPVDEISSVSGLVQPGDLIDLYVSFDHRGKRTTMPLLQRMRVLATGRQTEMPGAGGEAPRGAFSTVTLDAAPEEAVKLIIARDGGVLTAMLRRPGDGSPAPGRVTGGLASLLGLGEGEPPQPRRHAGATIIYGDRAPRRIPGLAETGAEQGVQP; the protein is encoded by the coding sequence GTGGATCGGAAATGGTGGGTGCTGGCCGTGGCGCTGGCCGCCGGAGGCCTGGCCGCATGGCTCGGCCAGCGCCAGATCCAGGGGCGCATCGATGCCATCGAGGCCGAGGCGCGCACGGCGCGGATCGCGGTGGTGGTGGCCGCGGCCGATCTGCATGCCGGCCAGCGCCTGTCGGCGGACCTGGCGGCGGTGCGCGAGATCCCGGCCGAGTGGGCGCCGTCCGGCGCCATCGATCCCGACCGGTTCGGCGACTTCGACGGAGGGGTGCTGGCCCATCCGGTGCGGGCCGGCGAACCCCTGCTGTCCCTGCACCTGGAGGCGGTGCGGGCGGCCCCGCTGGCCGAGCGCCTGAGCGAGGGGCGCCGGGCGGTGACCATACCGGTGGATGAGATCAGTTCGGTGTCGGGCCTGGTGCAACCCGGAGACCTCATCGACCTGTACGTGTCTTTCGACCATCGCGGAAAGCGGACCACCATGCCCCTGCTGCAACGGATGCGCGTGCTGGCCACGGGGCGCCAGACCGAGATGCCGGGCGCTGGGGGCGAGGCGCCGCGCGGCGCGTTTTCCACCGTAACGCTGGATGCGGCGCCGGAAGAGGCGGTCAAGCTCATCATCGCCCGCGATGGCGGTGTCCTGACCGCCATGCTGCGCCGTCCGGGGGATGGCAGCCCGGCTCCCGGACGCGTGACGGGCGGGCTGGCGTCCTTGCTGGGGCTGGGAGAAGGCGAGCCGCCCCAGCCGCGCAGGCACGCGGGCGCGACGATCATCTATGGGGACCGGGCGCCGCGCCGCATTCCGGGCTTGGCGGAAACCGGGGCGGAGCAGGGAGTCCAGCCATGA
- a CDS encoding type II and III secretion system protein family protein, which yields MACVLPEGGARAAEPSSADWPAWLEQEVVSTPAPAFPAGQDLPDVEMYIGETQVFPAPGVARVAVGNGRVINAATADDREVVVFANAAGTSSLVIWDREGAMRRMRITVVPGQSSRVQREIEAFLATMPSVRSRLVGDKVIVEGDDLSDADQARIALLARRYPQVVDFTGRLGWERMVMMDVKVVEMPRSRLRELGVRWDGASTGGLNAGLAWDAAVGRPLRVAAGDAAQRPGDGPIVLPFPATSPAGYLGMNALLSARIQAMAQSGEAVILAQPQLSARSGSTARFLAGGEVPYATVDRNGASNTTFKPYGVTLQIAPRVDAGGTVRSVIDVEVSAVDPSVMATGGPALKVRRTATEFNVRSGETLVLSGFLSREQSQDLDGLPGLSSLPILGPLFGSRRFQRRETELAIFVTPTVVTQRNPDLLERIDRGRRVLDETFGPERLNVPVRPDPSFMEQ from the coding sequence ATGGCGTGTGTCCTTCCGGAGGGTGGGGCGCGGGCGGCCGAGCCGTCCTCCGCCGACTGGCCTGCCTGGCTCGAGCAGGAGGTGGTGTCCACGCCGGCACCGGCCTTCCCCGCAGGCCAGGATCTCCCGGACGTCGAGATGTACATCGGCGAGACCCAGGTGTTCCCGGCGCCGGGCGTGGCGCGGGTAGCCGTGGGCAATGGCCGCGTCATCAACGCCGCCACGGCCGACGACCGGGAGGTGGTGGTATTCGCCAACGCGGCCGGCACGTCGTCGCTGGTCATCTGGGACCGCGAGGGCGCGATGCGGCGCATGCGCATCACCGTGGTGCCGGGCCAGTCCTCGCGGGTGCAGCGCGAGATCGAAGCCTTTCTCGCCACCATGCCTTCGGTGCGCAGCCGGCTCGTCGGCGACAAGGTCATCGTGGAAGGCGACGACCTGAGCGACGCGGACCAGGCGCGCATCGCGCTGCTGGCCCGCCGCTATCCGCAGGTCGTCGATTTCACCGGGCGGCTCGGCTGGGAACGCATGGTGATGATGGACGTCAAGGTGGTCGAGATGCCGCGCTCGCGGCTGCGCGAACTGGGCGTGCGCTGGGACGGCGCGAGCACCGGGGGCCTGAACGCGGGGCTGGCCTGGGACGCCGCCGTGGGGCGGCCCTTGAGGGTGGCCGCTGGCGACGCCGCGCAGCGTCCCGGAGACGGCCCCATCGTGCTGCCGTTCCCGGCCACGTCCCCGGCGGGATACCTGGGCATGAACGCCTTGCTGTCGGCGCGCATCCAGGCCATGGCCCAGAGCGGCGAGGCGGTCATCCTGGCCCAGCCGCAATTGTCGGCGCGCAGCGGTTCCACCGCGCGTTTCCTTGCCGGCGGCGAAGTGCCCTACGCGACGGTGGACAGGAACGGCGCGTCGAACACCACCTTCAAGCCCTACGGCGTCACCTTGCAGATCGCGCCCCGGGTCGATGCCGGCGGCACGGTGCGGTCCGTGATCGACGTCGAGGTCAGCGCCGTGGATCCCTCCGTGATGGCCACGGGCGGCCCCGCGCTCAAGGTGCGCAGGACCGCCACGGAATTCAACGTGCGCTCGGGCGAGACGCTGGTCCTGAGCGGCTTCCTGTCGCGCGAGCAGTCCCAGGACCTGGACGGCCTGCCCGGCCTGTCCAGCCTGCCCATCCTGGGGCCGCTGTTCGGGTCGCGCAGGTTCCAGCGGCGCGAGACCGAACTGGCCATCTTCGTGACCCCGACCGTCGTCACCCAGCGCAATCCCGATCTGCTGGAACGCATCGACCGAGGACGTCGGGTGCTGGACGAGACCTTCGGGCCGGAACGGCTGAACGTGCCCGTGCGGCCCGACCCATCTTTCATGGAGCAATGA
- a CDS encoding ATPase, T2SS/T4P/T4SS family, producing MLDVEILTDGDHGTSLSVAPPAVIGRGDGCEIRLRHWRVARRHARLDERAEGVFVEDLGSLGGTLVNGRRILQYGPLLPEDEIVVGAVMLRVRAVDPLGHDALREGGPPAPVSAGMPAVRPTEVHAREAAMVEWRRRLHARLLEALDLRRRDVSAMSDAALRLEADRLLEALVLEAHGEIPPDLDRGALRRQVVDEAVGLGPLESLLADPDISEIMVNRHDELYVERGGVLRRHPAVFSSDQSVLGVIERIVSPLGRRIDESSPMVDARLRDGSRVNAIIAPLALKGPALTIRKFPTRRLRMADLVDGGSLDAHMAGFLRLCVERRKNVVVSGGTGSGKTTLLNILSNFIPPAERVITIEDAAELRLAHEHLVALEARPSNLEGRGAVSIRDLVRNALRMRPDRIVVGECRGAEALDMLQAMNTGHEGSLTTLHANTPRDAMSRLETLVLMAGMDLPLGAIREQIASAIDIVVQQGRSAAGQRRVTAIVEVSGIESGRIQLQELFRFERPDAGASDGAGYFQGCELMPSFLDEWRAGGVAISPQWFCERTPAPDRPRSLA from the coding sequence ATGCTGGACGTGGAAATCCTGACCGACGGGGACCATGGGACCTCGCTGAGCGTGGCGCCGCCCGCGGTGATCGGGCGCGGGGACGGATGCGAGATCCGCCTGCGCCACTGGCGGGTCGCGCGCCGGCATGCCCGGTTGGACGAGCGGGCCGAAGGGGTGTTCGTGGAAGACCTGGGGTCGCTGGGCGGCACCTTGGTCAACGGCCGCCGCATCCTGCAATACGGACCGCTGTTGCCCGAGGACGAGATCGTCGTGGGCGCAGTGATGCTGCGCGTGCGGGCCGTGGATCCCCTGGGGCACGATGCCTTGCGGGAAGGCGGGCCGCCCGCCCCCGTGTCGGCGGGCATGCCGGCCGTGCGGCCCACGGAGGTCCACGCCCGTGAGGCGGCGATGGTCGAATGGCGGCGCCGGCTGCACGCGCGCCTGCTGGAGGCCCTGGACCTGCGTCGCCGGGACGTGTCCGCCATGAGCGATGCGGCCTTGCGGCTAGAGGCCGACCGGCTGCTGGAGGCGCTGGTGCTGGAGGCCCACGGCGAGATTCCCCCGGACCTGGACCGCGGCGCGCTGCGCCGGCAGGTCGTGGACGAGGCGGTCGGGCTGGGGCCGCTGGAGTCCTTGCTGGCCGACCCGGACATTTCCGAGATCATGGTCAACCGGCACGATGAGCTGTATGTCGAACGCGGCGGCGTCCTGCGCCGGCATCCGGCGGTGTTCAGCAGCGATCAGTCGGTCCTGGGCGTGATCGAGCGCATCGTTTCGCCGCTGGGCCGCCGCATCGACGAGAGTTCGCCCATGGTCGATGCCCGGCTGCGCGACGGCTCGCGGGTGAATGCCATCATTGCGCCGCTGGCGCTCAAGGGGCCGGCCCTGACCATTCGCAAGTTTCCCACCCGCCGCCTGCGGATGGCGGACCTGGTGGACGGCGGGTCGCTGGATGCGCACATGGCGGGGTTTCTGCGGCTGTGCGTGGAGCGGCGCAAGAACGTCGTCGTCTCGGGCGGGACCGGTTCGGGCAAGACGACCCTGCTCAACATCCTGTCGAATTTCATTCCGCCTGCCGAGCGCGTCATCACCATCGAGGATGCCGCCGAACTGCGCCTGGCGCACGAGCATCTGGTCGCGCTGGAGGCGCGGCCGTCCAACCTGGAAGGCCGGGGCGCGGTGTCCATCCGCGACCTGGTGCGCAATGCGCTGCGCATGCGGCCGGATCGCATCGTCGTGGGCGAGTGCCGGGGCGCTGAAGCTCTGGACATGCTGCAGGCGATGAACACCGGCCACGAGGGTTCGTTGACCACGCTCCACGCCAATACGCCGCGCGACGCGATGTCGCGGCTCGAGACCCTGGTGCTGATGGCGGGCATGGACCTGCCGCTGGGGGCCATACGCGAGCAGATCGCCTCGGCGATCGACATCGTGGTCCAGCAGGGCCGCAGCGCCGCAGGGCAGCGGCGGGTGACCGCCATCGTCGAGGTCAGCGGCATCGAGAGCGGCCGCATCCAGTTGCAGGAGCTGTTCCGCTTCGAGCGGCCGGATGCCGGCGCGTCCGACGGCGCAGGGTACTTCCAGGGCTGCGAACTGATGCCCAGTTTCCTGGACGAATGGCGGGCCGGGGGCGTCGCCATTTCGCCGCAATGGTTCTGCGAGCGCACGCCGGCGCCGGATCGGCCCCGGAGCCTTGCATGA
- a CDS encoding type II secretion system F family protein translates to MNAIDAVIAGAVVVCVSLLVWIACGLVRDSLARYRAVFTETARVRMSEFFLFVDVNQLWVAHVAVIGLLAAACGWFAQSWVFAAAGAAAGAWLPRQAARHLRARRMRRFDAQLPDALLALASALRAGASLQAGLRQIAAEGEAPLAQEFTLLMREQRFGVGMDQSLANLHARMPTEAASLVASALRIAADTGGNLAETLERIGTTVRARLHMEGRVRALTAQGRLQARVVGVLPWLLLAALHRLEPEAMERLWTTPEGWAVLALVAALDLLGLWMIARIVRIDI, encoded by the coding sequence ATGAACGCCATCGACGCGGTCATCGCCGGCGCGGTAGTGGTCTGCGTATCGCTGCTGGTCTGGATCGCCTGCGGGCTGGTGCGCGACAGCCTTGCCCGCTATCGGGCGGTGTTCACCGAGACTGCGCGCGTCCGCATGAGCGAGTTCTTCCTGTTCGTCGATGTGAACCAGCTGTGGGTGGCGCACGTGGCGGTGATCGGCCTCCTGGCCGCCGCCTGTGGATGGTTCGCGCAAAGCTGGGTCTTTGCCGCCGCCGGCGCGGCGGCCGGGGCGTGGCTGCCGCGCCAGGCCGCCCGCCACCTGCGCGCGCGCCGCATGCGCAGGTTCGATGCGCAACTGCCCGACGCGCTGCTGGCCCTGGCCAGCGCCTTGCGCGCCGGCGCCAGTCTGCAGGCCGGCCTGCGCCAGATCGCGGCCGAAGGCGAAGCGCCGCTGGCCCAGGAGTTCACGCTGCTGATGCGCGAGCAGCGCTTCGGTGTCGGCATGGACCAGTCGCTGGCGAACCTGCATGCGCGCATGCCCACCGAGGCGGCCAGCCTGGTCGCTTCGGCGCTGCGGATCGCCGCCGACACGGGCGGCAACCTGGCCGAGACGCTGGAGCGGATAGGCACGACCGTGCGCGCGCGGCTGCACATGGAAGGGCGGGTGCGGGCGCTGACGGCCCAGGGCCGGTTGCAGGCCAGGGTGGTGGGGGTGCTGCCGTGGCTGTTGCTGGCCGCGCTGCACCGCCTGGAGCCCGAGGCCATGGAGCGTCTGTGGACCACCCCCGAGGGATGGGCCGTGCTGGCCCTGGTCGCGGCGCTGGACCTCCTCGGGTTGTGGATGATCGCCCGCATCGTCCGGATCGACATATGA
- a CDS encoding type II secretion system F family protein, with amino-acid sequence MDMTALLIGVAVAALAALACLLVIDPPALPDRTAEAPPRAFRLAWPLVSAAAHYGRPWLSWQRRRRIESQLVQAGLRHGLAPIHILGAQVLCACAGGLAAALLAAPWTGVAALAAWSAAGAAAGAAYPRFWLRDRVRGRRRDILRALPFVLDMTTLCVEAGLHVGAALQQAVLKGPPGPLRDELRRVLGDVRTGVPRTRALKDMAERLEIPEIRAWTGTLAQADALGMNLAPILRGQSDQRRAERFLRAERLALEAPVKMLLPLIACIFPCSFVVIGFPIAVKLMDMGG; translated from the coding sequence ATGGACATGACCGCGCTGCTGATCGGCGTGGCCGTGGCGGCGCTCGCGGCCCTGGCCTGCCTGCTGGTCATCGATCCGCCCGCCTTGCCGGACCGGACGGCCGAGGCGCCGCCGCGCGCGTTCCGGCTGGCCTGGCCCCTGGTCTCGGCGGCGGCCCACTACGGCCGGCCGTGGCTCTCGTGGCAGCGCCGGCGCCGCATCGAATCCCAACTCGTCCAGGCCGGTTTGCGTCACGGCCTGGCGCCCATCCACATCCTCGGGGCGCAGGTGCTGTGCGCCTGCGCCGGCGGGCTGGCCGCCGCGCTGCTGGCGGCGCCGTGGACCGGCGTTGCCGCGCTGGCCGCATGGAGCGCGGCCGGCGCGGCGGCAGGCGCGGCCTACCCGCGTTTCTGGCTGCGCGACCGCGTGCGCGGCAGGCGGCGGGACATCCTGCGGGCCTTGCCGTTCGTGCTCGACATGACGACCCTGTGCGTCGAGGCCGGCCTGCATGTGGGCGCGGCCTTGCAGCAGGCGGTCCTGAAAGGGCCGCCCGGACCGCTGCGCGACGAACTGCGCCGGGTGCTGGGCGACGTGCGTACCGGCGTACCGCGCACGCGCGCGCTCAAGGACATGGCCGAACGCCTGGAGATCCCCGAGATACGCGCCTGGACCGGCACATTGGCCCAGGCCGACGCACTGGGCATGAACCTCGCGCCCATCCTGCGCGGGCAGTCCGACCAGCGCCGCGCCGAACGCTTCCTGCGTGCCGAGCGCCTGGCGCTGGAGGCGCCGGTCAAGATGCTGCTGCCGCTGATCGCCTGCATCTTCCCGTGCTCCTTCGTCGTGATCGGCTTTCCGATCGCGGTCAAGCTCATGGACATGGGCGGGTAG
- a CDS encoding DUF192 domain-containing protein: MGWRRATTCLDRLRGWLGRAPPGPGEGLWIVPCRAIHTVGMAWPVDAVFVDRRGRVLRIVPALRPGRAACCWRAWGVLELAAGEAARLGWKEGERAGRRRVSTPMRTGP, encoded by the coding sequence ATGGGCTGGCGCCGTGCGACCACGTGCCTGGACCGGCTGCGGGGATGGCTGGGGCGGGCGCCGCCGGGACCGGGCGAGGGCCTGTGGATCGTTCCGTGCCGGGCCATACATACTGTCGGCATGGCTTGGCCCGTCGATGCCGTGTTCGTGGATCGGCGGGGCAGGGTGCTGCGCATCGTGCCGGCACTGCGCCCGGGACGGGCGGCCTGTTGCTGGCGCGCGTGGGGGGTGCTGGAACTGGCGGCCGGAGAAGCCGCGAGGCTGGGGTGGAAGGAGGGGGAACGAGCGGGCCGGCGCCGCGTATCGACGCCGATGCGCACCGGCCCATGA
- the argH gene encoding argininosuccinate lyase yields the protein MSKSTDPRPQDQFAKKAEAWSARFSEPVSDLVKRYTASVDFDKRLAKFDIQGSLAHADMLHAVGILTQQDLADIRRGMAAIETEIDAGRFEWLLDLEDVHLNIERRLTELVGDAGKRLHTGRSRNDQVATDIRLWLRAEIDTLTDLLRQLRHALATLALQHADTILPGFTHLQVAQPVTFGHHLLAYAEMFGRDAERLADCRKRVNRLPLGAAALAGTSYPIDRERVARTLGFDGVCRNSLDAVSDRDFAIEFCAAGALVMTHISRLSEELVLWMSPRVGFIDLADRFCTGSSIMPQKKNPDVPELARGKTGRVNGHLVALLTLMKGQPLAYNKDNQEDKEGLFDTADTVRDTLRIFVDMAGGIQVKPDAMRAAALQGFSTATDLADYLVKKGVPFRDAHEAVALAVRACVERGCDLADLSVDELRAFHPLVGEDIHAVLTLEGSVASRSHIGGTAPVRVREEAQRVLDETRG from the coding sequence ATGTCCAAATCGACCGACCCCCGCCCCCAAGACCAGTTCGCCAAGAAGGCCGAAGCTTGGTCAGCCCGGTTCTCCGAACCGGTGTCCGACCTCGTCAAACGGTACACCGCTTCGGTGGACTTCGACAAACGCCTGGCCAAGTTCGACATCCAGGGTTCGCTGGCGCATGCCGACATGCTGCACGCCGTCGGCATCCTGACCCAGCAGGACCTTGCCGACATCCGCCGCGGCATGGCCGCCATCGAAACCGAGATCGACGCCGGCCGCTTCGAATGGCTGCTCGACCTGGAAGACGTGCACCTGAACATCGAACGCCGCCTGACCGAGCTGGTGGGCGACGCCGGCAAGCGCCTGCACACGGGCCGCTCGCGCAACGACCAGGTCGCCACCGACATCCGGCTGTGGCTGCGCGCCGAGATCGACACGCTGACCGACCTGCTGCGCCAGCTGCGCCACGCGCTGGCCACGCTCGCGCTGCAGCACGCCGACACCATCCTGCCCGGCTTCACCCACCTGCAGGTCGCGCAGCCCGTCACCTTCGGCCACCACCTGCTGGCCTATGCCGAAATGTTCGGCCGCGACGCCGAGCGCCTGGCCGACTGCCGCAAGCGGGTCAACCGCCTGCCGCTGGGCGCCGCCGCGCTGGCCGGCACCTCCTACCCCATCGACCGCGAACGCGTGGCCCGCACGCTGGGCTTCGACGGCGTGTGCCGCAACTCGCTGGACGCCGTGTCCGACCGCGACTTCGCGATCGAGTTCTGCGCCGCCGGCGCGCTGGTCATGACGCACATCTCGCGCCTGTCGGAAGAGCTGGTGCTGTGGATGAGCCCGCGCGTGGGCTTCATCGACCTGGCCGACCGCTTCTGCACCGGCAGCTCCATCATGCCGCAGAAGAAGAACCCCGACGTGCCCGAACTGGCGCGCGGCAAGACCGGACGCGTGAACGGCCACCTGGTGGCGCTGCTGACCCTGATGAAGGGCCAGCCCCTGGCCTACAACAAGGACAACCAGGAAGACAAGGAAGGCCTGTTCGACACCGCCGACACCGTGCGCGACACCCTGCGCATCTTCGTCGACATGGCCGGCGGCATCCAGGTCAAGCCCGACGCCATGCGCGCCGCCGCGCTGCAAGGCTTCTCCACCGCCACCGACCTGGCCGACTACCTGGTCAAGAAGGGCGTGCCCTTCCGCGACGCGCACGAAGCGGTCGCGCTGGCCGTGCGTGCCTGCGTGGAACGCGGCTGCGACCTGGCCGACCTGTCGGTGGACGAGCTGCGCGCCTTCCATCCGCTGGTGGGCGAGGACATCCACGCGGTGCTAACGCTGGAAGGTTCCGTGGCGTCGCGCTCGCACATAGGCGGCACCGCTCCGGTGCGCGTGCGCGAGGAAGCGCAGCGCGTGCTGGACGAGACGCGCGGCTGA
- a CDS encoding LytTR family transcriptional regulator DNA-binding domain-containing protein: MAVTVSGTGSPGVLVVGRDAAFCRRLSAQLRTLARRLPLHLLPPAVGADQARRVEPAPGVALLDLDLPDAQGYALARAWERSGPRLVLLLPSLDSLPQAEQLRAADRLVPPIRIDRLEQALRRALGTGYSPDALMAQGREGTVAVPVDEVLYLRADGKYVSLRTRQGEFLTDRALADLSRAFPERFVQAHRNALVARSAIAGARLVTPELTGGDADPYWELLLHGVPDRIAVARRRWPLVRRCLPQGRAAQFLSPEAI, from the coding sequence ATGGCGGTTACTGTATCGGGAACGGGCTCGCCCGGGGTGCTGGTGGTGGGGCGGGACGCGGCGTTCTGCCGTCGCCTGTCGGCGCAGCTCAGGACGCTGGCCAGGCGTTTGCCGCTGCATCTGCTGCCGCCCGCCGTGGGCGCCGACCAGGCGCGGCGGGTCGAACCGGCTCCTGGCGTGGCGCTGCTCGACCTGGACCTGCCGGATGCCCAGGGCTACGCGCTGGCCCGGGCCTGGGAACGGTCGGGCCCGCGATTGGTGCTGCTGCTGCCCTCGCTCGACAGTCTCCCCCAGGCCGAGCAACTGCGCGCGGCCGACCGGCTGGTGCCGCCCATACGTATCGACCGGCTGGAGCAGGCGCTGCGGCGCGCGCTGGGCACCGGGTACTCGCCCGACGCCCTGATGGCCCAGGGACGCGAGGGCACGGTGGCGGTGCCGGTGGACGAGGTGCTCTACCTGCGCGCCGACGGCAAATACGTCAGCCTGCGCACCCGCCAGGGCGAATTCCTGACCGATCGCGCGCTGGCCGACCTGTCGCGCGCCTTTCCCGAACGCTTCGTCCAGGCCCATCGCAACGCGCTGGTGGCCCGCTCGGCCATCGCCGGCGCGCGCCTGGTCACCCCGGAACTTACCGGGGGGGATGCCGATCCCTACTGGGAACTGCTGCTGCATGGCGTGCCCGACCGTATCGCGGTGGCGCGCCGGCGCTGGCCGCTGGTGCGGCGCTGCCTGCCGCAAGGCCGGGCGGCCCAGTTCCTTTCCCCGGAGGCGATTTGA
- a CDS encoding GNAT family N-acetyltransferase — MTDTAVELIDDLGSLDPAAWDVLAAGNPFVAHAYLHGLQATGCAARRTGWQPTCLVLRREGELVGAMPLYVKSHSRGEYVFDQAWAEAFERHGLPYYPKLLCAVPFTPVGGPRLLAAAHEDRVLLARAAIEVARQAGVSSLHVLFPRDEDLRALREAGYMLREGVQFHWRNDGYASFDAFLGAMNHDKRKKVRQDRKKVEQAGIRFRHLRGAAISADDLAFFYRCYAATYANHWSSPYLKPAFFEALHAAMPEALLLVMAERQGEPVACALNVAAGDTLYGRYWGCVDFVSGLHFETCYLQAIDYCIAHGIAHFEGGAQGVHKMSRGLLPVPTWSAHWVADERFAAAIADFLDRETRGMNRYLDELESHTPFKAPAD; from the coding sequence TTGACCGATACCGCCGTCGAATTGATCGACGACCTGGGCAGCCTCGATCCGGCCGCCTGGGATGTCCTGGCCGCCGGCAACCCCTTCGTCGCGCACGCCTACCTGCACGGGCTGCAGGCCACCGGCTGCGCCGCCCGGCGCACGGGCTGGCAGCCCACCTGCCTGGTGCTGCGGCGGGAGGGCGAACTGGTGGGCGCCATGCCGCTGTACGTGAAGTCCCATTCCCGGGGCGAATACGTGTTCGACCAGGCCTGGGCGGAAGCCTTCGAGCGTCATGGCCTGCCGTACTACCCCAAGCTGCTGTGCGCCGTGCCGTTCACCCCCGTGGGCGGTCCGCGACTGCTGGCGGCGGCCCACGAGGACCGTGTGCTGCTGGCCCGCGCCGCGATCGAGGTCGCGCGGCAGGCGGGCGTCTCTTCCCTGCACGTGCTGTTTCCCCGCGACGAAGACCTGCGGGCGCTGCGCGAGGCCGGCTACATGCTGCGCGAAGGGGTCCAGTTCCACTGGCGCAACGACGGCTACGCCAGCTTCGACGCCTTCCTGGGCGCCATGAACCATGACAAGCGCAAGAAGGTCCGCCAGGACCGCAAGAAGGTCGAACAGGCGGGCATACGCTTCCGGCACCTGCGCGGCGCGGCCATCTCCGCCGACGACCTGGCTTTCTTCTACCGCTGCTACGCCGCCACCTATGCCAATCATTGGTCCTCGCCCTACCTGAAGCCGGCCTTCTTCGAGGCGCTGCACGCGGCCATGCCCGAGGCGCTGTTGCTGGTCATGGCCGAGCGGCAGGGCGAGCCGGTCGCCTGCGCGCTGAACGTGGCCGCCGGCGACACCTTGTACGGCCGCTACTGGGGCTGCGTGGACTTCGTGTCGGGCCTGCACTTCGAGACCTGCTACCTGCAGGCGATCGACTATTGCATCGCCCACGGGATCGCCCATTTCGAGGGCGGCGCCCAGGGCGTGCACAAGATGTCGCGCGGCCTGCTGCCGGTGCCCACCTGGTCGGCGCACTGGGTGGCCGATGAACGCTTCGCCGCCGCCATCGCCGATTTCCTGGATCGCGAGACCCGCGGCATGAACCGGTACCTGGACGAGCTGGAGTCGCACACACCCTTCAAGGCGCCGGCCGACTGA